The genomic segment CCGGTGATCCCTGCATGAGTTGGAAGTCCAACAGTAGATCCGTTTCCACCGATGATGGAAGCAGCAATGCAGAATACCCCGCAATCACCTTTAAGCACGTCTTCGAAATTTAAGTATGGTCCCTTTAATACGTTATACGAAACGTTGGAACCAGCTTGTTTGGAAACTAAAACCGGGTAAGCCCAGTTCTGAGTTTTTTCTTCTACAGTTGCGCCATAAAAACCCTGGCTTAAGGAGTCTCCGATTACTCCGGGTCTGGAAAACATTTGCGCCTGGCTTTGTGCCGAAAGCGTAGACGCTCCCACGATTAGGAAAGTCCCGCTTAGGATTTTCCAAAAGTTTCGAATGTTCATTTTTAAATTAACTCCACTCTCTATTGAAGGAGATTTCTATATTCTCTTCGAGCCAAAGCATGGAACTGTGTACTATGAAGTCAATTTTCAAATGGAAAATATTTTTTTGTATATTGAACATTCGTAATATTACAGTGAGTGGTCTCTCACTGAACACTGTTAGAACTTAATGTTTGATTTAAAATTAAATTTTTGTAATATAGTTTATGATCCCTCGAATAGGTGACCGGATGGCAGGATATATAAGTTTAAACAGTGTTCGGTTTGTTCGAGCGCTACTTAAGGGCCTATGATAAATTTTAGGATGTAGATTTTAATTCGGGATACAATCTATTTCCAATCGAGTTAGGGTGTGATTCATCACAGTGCAGTTAGTTGATAAAGTCGCTGAATATCGAAAGATAGTGTTGGAAGTTCTAGTCAAAACACAGTTAGCCGGATCATCCGGTTTGTGAGAAGAGCCTAAATACAGATCGAGTGCTCCTCCTATCGGGAACGTAAAAGGTGAAACTGAAGGAACAGTTTCGATTTTGACTACATAGTTAGAAGGAAACATATCCGGTAGGTCCACTACGATTCCTTGTCCGGACGAATTGTCCACATCACAGGAAGTGATAAATTGATTGTCGGCGGTAAAAGTATCGAAACTCACCTGGGCCAAATTTGTACCAGGGGTTATGTCAAAATTTTGTAATAAAGGAAAAAGGAATGAATTCGGAATATCCTTCGATTCTTCGCTACAGGCAAAAAATGTAAGGCCGAAAATCAGGACCGCGATTTTGCATAACTTCATCTTGTAAACAACATGCCCAAGTTTCGATATTTGAATACTTTTTATCTCACTTCTGGGTGCTGAATTGCGCTTGCCGAGGGAATTGATTTTTATCAATCTCCTTACGTGATTCTTTTTTATTATCTATCCTCTATCCTTGGCCTACTCGCGGGAAATATGTTCAATTATACCGCCATTATTCTTTCCCAAAGTATTTCTAATTCTGATACTTTTTCCGGATGGGTATTCTTCTTCGTATGTTTTCCTCTTCTATTTTTGAGTTTTACTGCAGGAAGATTATTGGATAAATATTCCAGAAAATGGCTTCTTGCAGCCGCACAGATATCGATGGCCTGCGGTTCCGGGTTTGCAGCCTTGGCATTACATTTGGGTTGGATCTCTCCGGGAAAACCCTATCTTCTTCTTGTGTCCTCGGTTCTTTCCGGAATCGGACTTTCTTTCGTGATGCCTGGAAGATTCGCTATACTCGGAGATCTATTAGAACATTCTAAAATAGGAAAACATAGTGTTTGGTTAAACACCCTTGTTCTTTTTGGATACGGCCTCGCTCCTTTAGTCGCCGGATATTTTAAGGAATACTTCTCCTTTAAATATGTTTTTATAAGCATTGGTTCCGCATATGTTTTGAGTGTTTTCTTTTTGATCTTGATCCCGGTCCAGATGAGAGAAAGAAGCCAAATTTCTTCCGGACCTGGGATCTCTGAACTAATTACATATTTAAAAGATTCTCCTTTAGTATCTCAGTTCTTATTGCTTATGGGTGCAGTGGTTCTGTTAGTCGGTCCGGTCCAGGTCCTTCTTCCTAAATACGCCAAGGAAATTTTGGGATTGAGTGAAGGACAAAGAGGAGCTTTGCTTTCCGCTTTGGGAGTAGGCCTTGTGATCGGAGGAGGAGCTACATTTCTTCTTCATGGTTTAAGGAAGAAGGGGCATATTCTTTTCGGATCCGCGTTATTCAGTTGTTTTCTATTTTCACTGATCCCTTTTCTTGCGGATAGTTTGGTGCTGACTGCGGTTTGTTTTTTTGTGTTTGGGTTTATGACCGGTGTGATCATCACTCTCATTCCGGCGGGGATCCAACAAAATACGGAAAATCATATCAGAGGAAGGATACTTTCTCTTTATAGCCTGGTCTTTCTTTTGGTACCTGCATTCTCCGGAATTTTATCCGGATTTTTCTCGGATAGGATTGGAATTCCTTCTACATTTGTTTGGTCCGGGTTTTTGGAAATGGGAGCATTGGTTTACCTCAGTTGGAGAATGGACCAGGTAAGAAGCCATTATTAGAGACGCGGAGAGGGCAGAATGGAGAGTTTTCTCACTTAAAGACGAAAGAGTCGTGGCGGGTGGTAGAGGTTTAGTAATTTTAGATTTTCTTCCTTACGTAGTTTGTTCTTTTGATTTTGTTAGATTGCTAAATTTTCACGCAAAGGCGCAAAGAAGGGAAGATTCTTATATAAGTTAAGTAAAAGGCTCTTTTTCACTTCGCGGCTTCGCGTGGAAATATATAGATCTGGTTAGTCGATAGAACTAACTACGCGAGAAATAAGATTTAACCCAAAAAACCTTAGTGCCTCCGCGCCTCCGTGCGAAAACCCCTCTAAGGCTCTTTTCAACTCTGTGCCTCACTATTAAACGGTTGCCAAATCGCCCAGGGATCAGGAATTTATATATTATGTTTCAAGGCGTATTTACTGCCATTATTACCCCTTTCCGGAACGGAAAAATAGATTATGATTCCTATTTTTCCCTTTTGGACAAACAGATCCAAGCAAGGGTAAGCGGAGTGGTGCCTTGTGGTACCACTGGCGAATCTCCTACTCTTTCTCATGAAGAACACGCGGAACTGATCCGCGAAACTGTGAAACATGTTAAAAAGCGGATCTTGGTCGTTGCAGGTACTGGTTCTAACTCTACTAGAGAGGCTGTGGAACTGACCGAAGCAGCTTGCAAGGACGGAGTGGACGGAATACTACAGGTTAACCCGTATTATAATAAGCCAACCCAAGAAGGATTATATCTTCACTTCAAGGAGATCGCGGATCATTCTTCCGTGCCTGTGATGTTGTACAATATTCCCGGTAGAACTTCTGTGAATTTATTGCCGGAAACTGTTCTTCGTCTTTCAGAACATCCTAAGATCAGATCCATGAAAGAAGCTACTGGAGATCTAGGACAAATGTCCAAATTGATCTCTCTTGTTGGAGATAAGATGACTGTTCTTTCCGGAGATGATAATCTGACTCTTCCTCTTCTTTCCTTAGGTGGAAAAGGTGTGGTGTCTGTGATCTCGAATCTATTCCCGGAAAGTTTGGTTAAGTTAGTGGAATCTTTTCAAAAAGGGGATGTGACTTCTGCCCAAAAGATCCATTACGATTTTATAGAATTATTTGCATTAGCATTTATAGAAACAAATCCGATCCCGATCAAAGCAGTGATGAGTTGGCATGGATTCTGTTCGGGGGAGATCCGTCTTCCTATGACTTCTCTAAGTGCTGGTCCAGGTGCGGATCGTTTGAAAAAAACGGTTTCCGATCTTTTAGCAAAAGGTTATAAATAAGGAATTCGATTTGGCTCGTAAGAATCGTATCGCAGTCATTGGTGCCTCCGGAAGAATGGGGAAGGCTATTATCCAAGTCCTTGCCCATTCTAAAGTTTCGGAACTTTCCGCTGCAGTTGTAGGTAAGGGTTCCGTTTATTTAGGTTTGGATTCCGGTTTACATTCCGGACTCAAGCAGAATGAAATTTTGTTTTCGGACGATCTTTCTAAATCCATTTCAGAATCGGATACTGTAATCGATTTTTCTATCAGAGAAGTTTTGTCGGATGTTTTGTCCACCTGCAAAGAATTCAAAAAACCAGTTGTGGTCGGAACAACCGGCCTTACGGATTCTCATAAGGAATTATTAAAAGAAACTTCTAAAAATATTCCGATCGTGTATTCTCCTAATATGTCTATCGGGGTGAATCTTCTTTTTAAGCTGACTGAGATAGCCGCGAAAGTGATGGGGGATCTGGCGGATATCGAGATCCAAGATATTCACCATCGTCATAAAAAAGATGCTCCTTCCGGGACTGCGGAAAAACTAAAAGCAATCCTTTTAGAGACCCTTTCTCGAACAGAGTCAAATATTGTACATGGCCGCCATGGTATTCTTCCTGAGAGAGATCCTAAGGAAATAGCGATCCATACTCTTAGAGCCGGAGAAGTCATAGGGGATCATAC from the Leptospira andrefontaineae genome contains:
- a CDS encoding MFS transporter, which produces MILFYYLSSILGLLAGNMFNYTAIILSQSISNSDTFSGWVFFFVCFPLLFLSFTAGRLLDKYSRKWLLAAAQISMACGSGFAALALHLGWISPGKPYLLLVSSVLSGIGLSFVMPGRFAILGDLLEHSKIGKHSVWLNTLVLFGYGLAPLVAGYFKEYFSFKYVFISIGSAYVLSVFFLILIPVQMRERSQISSGPGISELITYLKDSPLVSQFLLLMGAVVLLVGPVQVLLPKYAKEILGLSEGQRGALLSALGVGLVIGGGATFLLHGLRKKGHILFGSALFSCFLFSLIPFLADSLVLTAVCFFVFGFMTGVIITLIPAGIQQNTENHIRGRILSLYSLVFLLVPAFSGILSGFFSDRIGIPSTFVWSGFLEMGALVYLSWRMDQVRSHY
- the dapA gene encoding 4-hydroxy-tetrahydrodipicolinate synthase; the encoded protein is MFQGVFTAIITPFRNGKIDYDSYFSLLDKQIQARVSGVVPCGTTGESPTLSHEEHAELIRETVKHVKKRILVVAGTGSNSTREAVELTEAACKDGVDGILQVNPYYNKPTQEGLYLHFKEIADHSSVPVMLYNIPGRTSVNLLPETVLRLSEHPKIRSMKEATGDLGQMSKLISLVGDKMTVLSGDDNLTLPLLSLGGKGVVSVISNLFPESLVKLVESFQKGDVTSAQKIHYDFIELFALAFIETNPIPIKAVMSWHGFCSGEIRLPMTSLSAGPGADRLKKTVSDLLAKGYK
- the dapB gene encoding 4-hydroxy-tetrahydrodipicolinate reductase is translated as MARKNRIAVIGASGRMGKAIIQVLAHSKVSELSAAVVGKGSVYLGLDSGLHSGLKQNEILFSDDLSKSISESDTVIDFSIREVLSDVLSTCKEFKKPVVVGTTGLTDSHKELLKETSKNIPIVYSPNMSIGVNLLFKLTEIAAKVMGDLADIEIQDIHHRHKKDAPSGTAEKLKAILLETLSRTESNIVHGRHGILPERDPKEIAIHTLRAGEVIGDHTVYFFTPEERVEISHKAQDRKTFAVGSVKAAEFLIGREKGLYDMFSVLGL